Genomic segment of Benincasa hispida cultivar B227 chromosome 1, ASM972705v1, whole genome shotgun sequence:
ACCTTCGTCGCCGAAGGTTACTTGCATTGGTCAGGTTAGGGTTAAGACGAAGAAGCAGGGGAAGAAGATGAGAGCCAGATCGCATAAACGAAGGAGTAATTCGGAGGCGAGTTTTCGGAGATCGGAGAGTGTTGTTCAATCGTCGCAGATGAATGGTAATGAACAGCAATTCTCGTCGCATCATAATCATCATCTTCTTCGTCAGAACAGTAACAACAATGGCGGAAACGGTTTCCAGCAGGAATGCTTGTCACATCGGAACCAGCGGTGGGTGCATTTGCCGTTTACGATTTGTGAGGCGCTTAGGGCTTTTGGTGCTGAACTCAACTGCTTCTTGCCGTGCCATTCGTCGTGTTCCAGTGATAGGGAGAATAATAAGGAATCGAAGCCGGCGGTTAGGTCGTCGGAGACCGAGAGTTCCTGCGGGACAGTATTTGCGCGGTGGTTGGTGGCGGTGCAGGATGGAGACGGAAAGGGGAGAGAGATAGAGCTGGTGGTCGGAGATGAAGAAACTCGAACGGAGAAGGAAAACGGAAGCCAGAGACGGCATGTTTTCGAGGGATTGGATTTCAAAGACGAGAATGAAATTGTCGAACAAGAGGAATCGAGGATCAGCATTTGCATTCCGCCGAAGAATGCTTTATTGCTAATGAGGTGCAGATCTGATCCGGTAAAAATGGCGGAGCTCGCGAAACGATTCTGTGATTCTCCTGCGCCAAAAGTGGATGAAGAAGacggagaagaagaagaagaagaagacaatgaagcgaaaaataaacaaaatgaagTGAAAAGAGATGTATCTGTGCCGCTGCCTGTGCCTGTGTCTTCCACTGTGACTGTAAgcaaggaaaaggaagaagaagaaagaaaagtggAGCTAATTGTGAAGCTTGAAAACGATGAAGAAACGAACGAAGAATCTGTTTTTGattcagaaaaagaaaatggacaAGTTAATTTGTTTTTACAGGAAgaacgagaagaagaagaagataatagAGAGAGAACCATAGAAATGGCCACAGTAAACGAAATCGATGAGCAGAAATTAGACATTATTGTGATAAATCAGCCGAATCAAGAACAAgcagtggaagaaaaagaagaagaagacaaaatCGATCAAGATAACCAGCAAGAAACAATGGCGATCCCAATTCCAATTCCGATTGAGACCCACTATGAACCCGAAACGGCTCAAGATGCAGAGAAGCTGGAATCGGTCGAAGAAGACGAATCCAAGCTACCCCATGAAAGCGAACAAGACCAGAAAACAGAAGATGAAAacctgagagaagaagaagaacccgTAAACGGCGAAAACCCCACTTCACCATCATTTTCGGTAGAGACAGAACCAGTTTTAGACGAAACCGAAACTGAAGTTGATTGGAATTGggaggaagaagaggaagaagaagaagaagaagaagaagaagaagaagaggaggagaaagCGACAGATGAAGGAATCGGACCCGACGCCCAAAACGACGACAAATTGATGGGTCCAGAGGAGGACCAGTCAAAGGAGCGAGAAACTCCACGGCCGGAGCCGGAGAGAAAAACACAAACAGAAACATCCGTTCTCCCAGATTGCTTGCTGTTAATGATGTATGAGCCAAAGCTATCAATGGAGGTATCAAAGGAGACATGGGTCTGCAGCACAGACTTCATAAGGTGCGTTCCGACCAGGGAGAAGAAGCCGGCCTGCAGAAACCCGCCGCCGCCTCCGCCGCCGAAGAAACGGGAAACGAAGCCGGCGGACACCACGCAGGCGGCGGTGGTCCAGCCGGCGAGATGGTCGTGTTCGTTTCCAGCAGCAGCAGCTGCGGCGGCGATGATAGAACAGAAGCTAGTAAGGGCCAAGGGTTACGAGCCGTTTGTTCTTACTAGATGCAAGTCGGAGCCAATGAGATCGTCGGCTAAGCTGGCGCCAGACGCTTGCTTTTGGAAGGACCGCAAGCTTGAGCCACACCGTCCGGCTACCTTCGGCGTCGGCGCGGCTGAAGTTGGATTTTGACCATTTCACCCCTCTCAACTCtcaggtaaaaaaaaaaaaaaaaaaaaaaaaaagatagaaagaaATAGGAATATGTAAAAATGTGTGGTAGCATTTTGTATTTTTCCAGAAAATATTTTGCAATTGTAGGCTTGCATTATTCTGCCTTTCTCATCTGCCCCCTCCCTTTCCATCACTTgtcttcccccccccccccaaatttattatcattaaaaaattggaaaattggttTTAAAGAGCTATGTGATTATGCTAAAATTTGTTAATGGAAAGTCGATGTGTTACCAACTTATTATTggtcattaaaaaaaaactaattttgttcataaattAGTcagattttacattttaataATGGACTAGTTGGTTTCATGTGTATTCATAACAATAATTTAATCATCATGTATTAACTTTTAgttaatacatttttttgtaGGAATGGattaattgataattttgaatgctttaaaatttaaaggtaaaattcacaatttaaaaagatatagAATGAAATGAAATGGGGTACAACACAACTaagaaaacaaatcttaattggAAAGAGATTCTAATCTTTTTGGGATGCAAAGGAACATtttgaataaataaaacaattgaattgaattgaaaGGTGTTattgtaaattaattattatttatacgTTATAAAGAATATTGTAAATAACAATTCACAAGTACAGTCCCTAATGTTTGATCATTTTGCTATATTCAATGTCACAATTTTTTAAtacataaaacttttttttcattAGAGAGTGATTTTGgagtaattataattaattctaaaatcctttaaattatgtttaatcTATGGAATTCTAAGCTTAAAGTGTAAAAcaaattttgtctcattaaatgcttgatttggagtgattttaaatgagacaaaaatgattttaactattttaaaatcactctctAACATGCTCTTCAACAATTTAATAGTTTTCAACGATTAAAACAGATTCTACCTATAGAGAACGGTCtcatttcatatttctcatgtaaaacatttgaatttttaaccaaattaaaaagaaaatgatttggATTTTGAAATACTCCTACAATATCGACAAATAAAACACATAAATCAACATATAAAAGTAACGTAAGGCTTAactttaaaaaaccaaatgattcgAAATCTAACTAAATGGTGATCCGCAATGTAAAGTCTTGTCAAGCCAATTATTCATGTTTGTTTATGTTTGTGTAAGTTGTATCAAATAAATGTGACAttctttaaataataataatatgacaTTATTAGAGAAGGGGACGTTCCTAAAAACCTGAATACATATGAAAACCCTCTctctaaaattaactaaaaaacaAAGGACTAACTATGAGAACTGATTGTCCAATGGAAGAAAGATAAGCTGTGGTGTCACTATgctttaaaatgttcaaaattagtcCATAACACTTGCAATAATTTTTATTCATGAatatgttttttagttttttttttgaagaatccGAAAAACAAGTCGCATAATGAACTATACAATGAACAGTCTAATTACAAACACgagtgaaaaaaaataaaacccaaATGTCTTCCAGTTCGAAAGCTTTTGTTAGACATTGGATCCTTACTTTTTTAGATGGATCCAGGATGTAACTAACAACAACCTTCCTTCTTTGATTTTCCGCGAGTAATGTTTTATTGAAGTCTAtctaagaaaaaagaaaaaagagtgaAAAGTTAGaggagtttttccttttttttggtTAGAACGCTAACATAAACTAATTATAAAGACCAACTTTTTAATGCAaactaaattaaacatttaaaagtatGAAAACTAAATTAGAACCACTCCCGACCtaatagaaaaaaaagtaatagtAATTTGTTACATATGTGAGGTTTAATTTTGAGTATATTtggtatatatacatatatacaaaaaaaaaatgtggaatgAGGAAAATGATACAAAATAATGTAAAAgcgaaaagaaaaaagaaagtaaagGAGATGCATGATTTGGAGTTGGAGGTTAGCACTTTGAAGCTTTGTTGAATTTTAAAAGGCTTTTGGGAATGTGAAATGTTTAGCATTGGAAAAGATTCCCAAAGCTTTCAAACTAACCTTTTTTCATTGTTGCTTTGCTTTTGTCATCGTTGCTATCTCCATCTTATCACATAAAAATCTCTAGTGTTttcaacatgaaaataaaagttgttcatttttttaaagcaaTGAATTGtactttctttttccttctttttgtgtTTTATAATTTAGTTTCCTTTTAAACACTTGccttttcatatatatataaatcctcaaattacaaatttagtttttaaacgTTCAATCTATATCTATTTGACCTCTAAATTTAATAAGTGTTTAAAAACTTgctaaacttaaaaaatatttaataagtttatgaatttttatatttgtgtctaataaaactttgacatattaaaaaaaaaatttaaaattaacttatctAATACAAATAGAACTAAAAGTTTTGTCTAATGcaactctaaactttcaattttatgtctagtaGATTATTGGTTAAAAAATAGAGTAATTGTAATAGGTAGCATTTTTAGAGATAATAGTGTATAacaatatctttaaaaaaattacaaatatggcaaagtctatcagcgatagactaATCACTGGTAGACTCTTATTAGCGATAtagtctattactgatagactcctatcaACAAAAtgttctatcactgataggcCATCAACATTTTGTCATATtcgtaattttttttacattatgctaTATCTACTATTACTTCGGTcctgattgctatatttgcaactatcactaaaaaatattgaaaaggtCACctatctattagacacaaattaaaatttaaggactattAGACAAAAAGTTGAAGGTTGAAGGACCTATTAGACACATTTTAAAGTttctattagacataaaatcaaaattttaagtactaatagacataaaattgaaagtctaaacttgtaatttaaccattttcttaatctttcattattataaataaataaataaataaataaataaataaataaataaataaataaataaataaataaataaataaataaataaataaataaataatctttcTTAATCTTAGAGACGTTTGCTCCAAATACATTTAATCGATCAACTTAAACTGTACGAAATTCCCtagtcttttttattttatttattttttttaacattttattaagaaaacaATTGAAAGAATAGAATGAAAAGTGTTGGTTGGTTCAATTTTGATAgatattattgattttgatggtttcaatttaattttggttgGCTTTGTTGGTTTCATTTGATTtctattggaaaaaaaattccatTCTAAATGATTCTTTCCatttaacttaaattaattataaaaaaacccCCCCAAACCCACATGCCTACACCCTctaataataacatttatttattaattaatctataTATAAATCGGGGAAACTAAATAAAATTCCCAAAATATGGAGGTCTCGACTTTATGAAAAAATAAGGATGAAACCGTcaatatcgatgaaaattttTGGAAACTTTGTAGAAATTGGTggttgttataattagttaagaAAACTTTGATTGTGACTGAATTAGATCATAATTAAccatgttataaagtaagacaaCATTTACATGTATATTGTAAAATATTTGTGTAAATATGGATCCAAGagtagaaattaaaaaaaaaagaataattacaaaataatataaaatattagaaattaattataaaataaaaggacATGATATATTTgcaaaataattgtaaatagtTTATAACAAAATGATGTGGATACATAAATGAAATATCATAGCATTAAGCTAATCtaacataaatagaaaaatcataaTATTAAACATAAGAGAGATACACCAAAGTGAAATTAGTTCAATGGTATTGACATATACTATCGACCAAGAGGTCAAAAGTTCAATCCTCATTCTCgtagttgtactaaaaaaacttCAAGAGATAAAatgatttgaaaattcaaaatatatttttgagagaatgattttgaacaattcaaatgtGATACAATGCTGTTACTGCACCCTGCAGAAAACAAATATATCTCACTGCCTTGGAATTTGTTTGCAGAGCTGAATAcccttttaccattttttttttttttccttgcttCTGTCATGATTCCTACTGAAAAAGAGTATAAAAAGAACCCCATGAATGTCAAGGAAAGCTCCTCAACCCACAACAATGACAGATGCCTTGCCTGGCTTTAGCTCGAACCGTACCATTACGAGTCCGAGATGAAACTGGAAAAATCAATAGAATTCAGTGTCAAGACAAATATGTTTGTCAAATCAAAAGTTCAAACCTAAAAATAAGTCGGTTCATATTTGATGAGTTCAGTTGGTACCAAGTTGAGTTGGTTTTGGTTGGGTGGTTTGTCAActcattttgattttattaatgtttgttttcattttttcttaaatataaggTCACTTTCTTATTAGATTTGGCCAAACTAACTTGAATCGTTTTACTTCTCCGATGATTGTAGTCAGTTACCTCATAATCCTACGTCAAATGTTGATGATTTGATCTTCATCttgtaattgtttaattaaGAAAAAGTTGCCTAATGCTACATGTTGTACAATCAGACTTATAATTTGTAGGATCAAGTAACTGAAACCGAAAAGAGAATAATTGGAGGGAAAATTTcttgatttgaatttgaatgaatcTCTCAAAAGTCAAGATTTGTACTCAGAGAAAAGTGTACAAACTTTCTTGAAGGTAAAAGAGAGGACAATAGTAGATCTATATAGATAGGATTCTCAACACCATAAGAGCAGCAACAACTTCCAATTATTTCTATTATTCTTTTAACCTTCACTTCCATACCTCAGCTTTAATTAGGCTCTCTTTAAGCACAGCATTGGGAATGGAAGATCCTTGTATCACTTCTTCATAAATTATCTAATATGTGGTGCCATTGGTCCATCCATCATTTCCATAAAGTATGTCACCTGCATCCTCCCATCCTGCAACACatgattatatattatagtttCAAGGTGATTTAGTGCCTTATGTTTTGGCTTATGAGTTGAGCTCATGCCACAAGAAGCCGCACCTAAGTATATTAAGTATATTTAGAGCCTATTTAAATTGACCTtctaagtgttttaaaaaatgttaatccAAACCTACTTTGAGATCTTCCAATTTAAACTAcaaatttgttaatttaaagAGCTATACAAACCTAAAGTTGTAAAGctcactttttattttttatttttgaaagagAACTTTTTAAAAATCGTGCACTAGTAGATTTCGTACCAATAACTCTCCATTAACAACATTCAATAACCAATTGGAATAAAAAGAACCTTAAAATACACCGCCTTTCGAAGTAGAAGAAATATTCtcctaaaaaaaattctcaCGGTGTAGAAGAAATATTCTCCTAAAAATGTTCTCAAAACTAGTTGCAACACAGGTAATACAGTAAGCTCCACGATTCTCATCCCCGTGGCAGAATGAAAAAGATAACGTGGATGAACTCAAAAAGAGCGTTAGCTCTTCGATTTCATCTTAAAGACAGCGTAGATGGACTCACCTTTTATATTACAGTTTAATAGTTTAATGCTTACAAATTATAAATCcacaaattaaacataaattcaaGTTATACACAGACCCTTTTGCACAGTGTAAACAAAGATTGCACAAGCCCAAGCTTCATAAGCCCAGGCTTATTAGAACCATTAGGCTTAGCATCAATCTACGGCACTAATTATCTGGTCCATGATTTAAGTGAGCTGAAAAAGGGACAATGGTTATGCTAGTAGATGAATTTGGTGCTTTTGAAAACCCAATCACAAAGAAATTTGGGTCAATGGACTTGAACTAGCTGGCTAGGTAATGCCATAATAAGCCTAACACAACTAGCATACGGATGTGTTGCGACCAAAAGATCTCTGGTTCAAATTCCCTAGtactaataaaaaaaaggaggaaaaaaaaactcagtATGCAACCTTCTATACATTGTTCATCCAAGGTTTTGTGTTAGCAGAGCAGAAATATATTCTGCAGATACAGGCTAACAGTAGACTAACCTTTTTTCTGAGTATTGTTTTACCATATAATGATCACAGATGACAGACAGGGAGTTACTGGAACTGAAGAAGAGGATGGTAAAAAATGCATGATTAAGTCCAAGCAGATCACCTTTACAAATGGCTGCCGACACAGCCAAAGTTTGATCAGAGGGGGTCCTCTTCCATTACTGCGAATTACTTGAACTTTGATCATCCTCGCTGTTGCTTGATTCGGTGCTATTGAGGGTCGTTTCAGCTGTTGAATTTGGTGGGCTAACTTGCTTATCACCTTTACCTTTAGGTtctttatctttggaacctTCTTCCATGACGGAATTCATGGCCAATTGACCAGAGTAAAGGAATAAACCAATTGCATTAATCCCAAAAACAAATGTTGCAAGGTAGCATAATCCGTTCACAATAGTTCTGCATATAAGAGATACGAAATTGACCACTGATCTTTTATCTAACTGCAAGCGAAGTTAGAGTAAGTTGAGGAAGTTACCTTATTGTTATCGTCAGTTGTCGAACCTAAAAGAGATGGAAACCA
This window contains:
- the LOC120082916 gene encoding glutamic acid-rich protein, which translates into the protein MDADRHFRTTSTNSTSSTAAPSSELFICFTSRFSSSSSSSSMKISSKSILSPGRAREPSQISLSTSLSRRLKSSGSLKGGQASPMFPTGGKKRGCAFDNPEPSSPKVTCIGQVRVKTKKQGKKMRARSHKRRSNSEASFRRSESVVQSSQMNGNEQQFSSHHNHHLLRQNSNNNGGNGFQQECLSHRNQRWVHLPFTICEALRAFGAELNCFLPCHSSCSSDRENNKESKPAVRSSETESSCGTVFARWLVAVQDGDGKGREIELVVGDEETRTEKENGSQRRHVFEGLDFKDENEIVEQEESRISICIPPKNALLLMRCRSDPVKMAELAKRFCDSPAPKVDEEDGEEEEEEDNEAKNKQNEVKRDVSVPLPVPVSSTVTVSKEKEEEERKVELIVKLENDEETNEESVFDSEKENGQVNLFLQEEREEEEDNRERTIEMATVNEIDEQKLDIIVINQPNQEQAVEEKEEEDKIDQDNQQETMAIPIPIPIETHYEPETAQDAEKLESVEEDESKLPHESEQDQKTEDENLREEEEPVNGENPTSPSFSVETEPVLDETETEVDWNWEEEEEEEEEEEEEEEEEEKATDEGIGPDAQNDDKLMGPEEDQSKERETPRPEPERKTQTETSVLPDCLLLMMYEPKLSMEVSKETWVCSTDFIRCVPTREKKPACRNPPPPPPPKKRETKPADTTQAAVVQPARWSCSFPAAAAAAAMIEQKLVRAKGYEPFVLTRCKSEPMRSSAKLAPDACFWKDRKLEPHRPATFGVGAAEVGF